In the Nicotiana tabacum cultivar K326 chromosome 16, ASM71507v2, whole genome shotgun sequence genome, one interval contains:
- the LOC107806948 gene encoding endo-1,4-beta-xylanase 1-like, which produces MIITASSKSDFQMSKENAADTGNIILNHEFSDGLHFWRPNYGCDAFMVPADSGCRNGLPTAIVSKRNQYWHGLEQDITSRISAGSAYTVSACVGASGTFQGCINVLATLKLVYQNSKTSFLSVGKKSVSNDGWGMLEGSFSLSTMPKEVIFYLEGPPPRARLLVKSVVIPCSSSTTCDESKDLMEKAPIITAYNNLDFQSLKEYGKDAGNIILNHDFSYRLHLWHPNCCDAFVVPATGYRDGLAAVVTNRKECWQGLEQNITSRVSAGSTYVLSACVGASGTFQGSVEVLATLKLLYQNSETIFMSVGKKSTSKECWEILEGLFSLSSMPDQVIFYLEGPPSGADLLIKSVVITCSSSTASDDADFGVNIITNTNLTDGTNGWFPLENCTMSVQTGSPLIIPPMARDSLGANAPLSGRYILVTDRTQNLMGPAQMITDKVKLYLPYQVFAWIKIGQASGPQRVKVALAVDGQWVNGGQVEISDGKWHEIGGSFRIAKQPAEVIVCIQGPAAGVDLMVAGLQIFPVDRRARFSHLKNQTAKIRKRDVIVKFSGLDSGNLLSTFVTVRQEKTGFPFGSAINRTYMDNEDFNDFFVKTINWGVLDNEVKWYWTEPQQGNFNYKDGNDFLVEDCSDTLSSPFQHILDLQERDAPVGGIGIQGHIDTPVGPICKIWPKFIHSKFGAKVFKFFYSFFFTWGPRTLPYKYHLTSFESSHILIRNSF; this is translated from the exons ATGATCATCACTGCCAGCAGTAAATCTGATTTTCAG ATGTCAAAGGAAAATGCAGCAGACACTGGGAACATCATCCTTAACCATGAATTCTCAGATGGGCTGCACTTCTGGCGCCCAAATTATGGCTGTGATGCTTTTATGGTTCCAGCAGATTCTGGATGCCGTAATGGATTACCAACCGCTATTGTGTCGAAACGTAATCAATATTGGCATGGATTAGAGCAAGACATTACGAGCAGAATATCAGCAGGTTCCGCTTATACAGTTTCTGCTTGTGTTGGCGCCTCTGGTACTTTTCAGGGTTGTATTAATGTACTGGCTACACTGAAACTGGTgtatcaaaattcaaaaacaagCTTTCTATCCGTTGGAAA AAAATCTGTATCAAATGATGGTTGGGGGATGCTAGAAGGTTCATTTTCCCTGTCAACAATGCCTAAAGAAGTTATATTTTATCTCGAGGGACCACCACCTCGGGCTCGCCTTCTCGTCAAATCAGTAGTGATCCCATGTTCCAGTTCTACTACTTGTGAT GAATCGAAGGATTTAATGGAGAAGGCACCAATCATCACTGCCTACAATAACCTTGATTTTCAG AGTTTGAAGGAATATGGGAAAGACGCTGGGAACATCATCCTTAACCACGACTTTTCATATAGGCTGCACTTATGGCACCCCAATTGCTGTGATGCTTTTGTGGTTCCAGCTACTGGATATCGTGATGGATTAGCGGCTGTTGTCACAAATCGTAAGGAATGTTGGCAAGGCTTGGAACAAAACATTACAAGCAGAGTATCAGCAGGTTCCACTTATGTCCTTTCTGCTTGTGTTGGAGCCTCTGGTACTTTTCAAGGTTCTGTTGAAGTCCTCGCTACATTAAAACTACTGTATCAAAATTCAGAAACAATCTTTATGTCCGTTGGGAA AAAATCTACTTCGAAGGAGTGTTGGGAGATATTAGAAGGCTTGTTTTCTCTGTCATCTATGCCTGATCAAGTTATATTTTATCTCGAGGGACCTCCATCTGGAGCTGACCTGCTCATAAAGTCCGTTGTGATCACATGTTCTAGTTCTACTGCTTCTGAT gatgctgattttggtgttAACATAATCACAAATACAAATCTGACTGATGGCACAAATGGCTGGTTCCCACTTGAAAATTGTACAATGAGTGTGCAAACAGGATCACCGCTAATAATTCCTCCAATGGCTAGAGATTCTCTTGGAGCTAATGCGCCTTTAAGTGGCCGCTACATTCTGGTGACCGATCGTACCCAAAACTTGATGGGTCCTGCTCAGATGATCACAGATAAAGTAAAACTCTATTTGCCATATCAAGTATTTGCATGGATTAAAATTGGACAAGCATCAGGACCTCAAAGGGTAAAAGTTGCTCTTGCAGTAGATGGTCAATGGGTGAATGGGGGCCAAGTTGAGATCAGTGATGGAAAATGGCATGAAATTGGAGGATCTTTTAGAATTGCGAAACAACCAGCTGAAGTTATAGTTTGTATTCAAGGTCCTGCTGCCGGTGTTGACCTAATGGTTGCTGGACTTCAAATTTTTCCTGTTGACAGACGTGCACGGTTTAGTCACTTGAAGAACCAAACCGCAAAG ATACGCAAGAGAGACGTCATCGTGAAATTCTCAGGATTAGACTCGGGCAATTTGCTCAGCACCTTTGTTACAGTTAGACAAGAAAAAACCGGCTTCCCCTTTGGATCAGCAATAAACAGAACATACATGGACAATGAAGACTTCAACGATTTCTTTGTCAAGACTATTAATTGGGGGGTGCTCGATAATGAGGTGAAATGGTACTGGACAGAACCACAGCAAGGGAACTTCAACTATAAAGATGGAAATGATTTTCTCGTTGAGGATTGCAGTGACACGCTATCTTCCCCTTTTCAGCATATTCTTGATCTTCAAGAGCGCGATGCACCTGTTGGAGGAATAGGAATTCAGGGACATATTGACACTCCTGTTGGACCCATTTGTAAGATATGGCCTAAATTTATCCATAGCAAATTTGGAGCCAAAGTATTCaaattcttttattcttttttctttacttGGGGACCAAGAACTTTGCCCTATAAATATCATCTTACTTCATTTGAATCATCCCATATTTTGATTAGAAACTCATTTTGA